The Amycolatopsis nigrescens CSC17Ta-90 genomic interval CAGCGCCCTTGCCGGCAGTTCGTGCCGGTCGAGCTGTTCCTTCACCAGCAGCACCAGATCGGGGTCGATGGCCAACCGCATCGGCAGCCGGACGCACACGTCCGGTGCGGCGTCGCCGAAGCGGACGCGCCAGCGGGCGGTCGCGGCCAGCGACTCGGTGAGCAGCCAGCGGCCGAGCTGGATGGTCATCCCGGTCGTTTCGGCGAGCGGGTAGAACTCGTCGGAGTCCAGCTCGCCCAGCTCCGGGTGGTTCCAGCGCAGCCCGGCGTTCACCGCGGCCAGCTGGTCCGGCCTGGCCAGCTTCACCGTCGGCTGGTAGTTCAGCGCGAACTCGCCGTTCTCCAGCGCACCGGCGATCACCGCGCCGAGCTGGTAGCGGCTGCGGTCCCTGGCGTCGAGCTCGGGGTCGAACAGCATCCACTGCGCCTTGCCGGCCTCCTTCGCCCGGTGCAGCGCGATTTCGGCGCCGCGGAGCAGGTCTTCGGAGTTGCCGTCGGCGGCGCCGCGGACCACGATGCCGACGCTGGCGCTCACCCCGACGCCGTGCCGGCCGAGGTAGATCGGCTCTGCCAGGTCCGCCAGCGCCCGCTCGACCAGCGTGATCACCTCGGAAGCGGTGAACGTGCCGCGCAGCAGGATCGCGAAACCGTCACCGGAGAGCCGGGCGACGATGCCATGGTGGGTGGTGAAGACCGCGGCCAGCTTGCCGGCCACCCCGCGGAGCACCTGGTCGCCGATCCCGGCGCCGAGGCCGTCGTTGATCACCTTGAACCCGTCGATGTCCAGGTAGATCAACGCGATCTGGTTGCGGGCCCCGGTGCCGAGCGCGGTCTCCAGCTGGCTGGAGAACCGGGACGAGTTGGGCAGCCCGGTCAGCGGGTCGTGCACGTTCTGGTGCCGCAGCGTCTCCTGGAGCAGGTGCACCTCGTGCGCGTCCTGGACCATCAGCACCGGGTAGGCCGAGCCCGGCTGGTCGCCGGGCAGCTGCGCCAGGGTGATGTCGGCCCAGACCGGTCCGTCCTCGGCGTGCCGCAGCTGCACCCGCTGCCGGTGGTGCTCGCCGGTCTCG includes:
- a CDS encoding GGDEF and EAL domain-containing protein, yielding MPEPGAIPGVEEVARRWAATLADTKGVSLPPEELEGILTRVALEAQAGLETAREAAAQRFTALYSASPTGIALTDQSGVIVEANPALGGFLGRRVDALRGNRIEELASSERDATTLRAGLDELTETGEHHRQRVQLRHAEDGPVWADITLAQLPGDQPGSAYPVLMVQDAHEVHLLQETLRHQNVHDPLTGLPNSSRFSSQLETALGTGARNQIALIYLDIDGFKVINDGLGAGIGDQVLRGVAGKLAAVFTTHHGIVARLSGDGFAILLRGTFTASEVITLVERALADLAEPIYLGRHGVGVSASVGIVVRGAADGNSEDLLRGAEIALHRAKEAGKAQWMLFDPELDARDRSRYQLGAVIAGALENGEFALNYQPTVKLARPDQLAAVNAGLRWNHPELGELDSDEFYPLAETTGMTIQLGRWLLTESLAATARWRVRFGDAAPDVCVRLPMRLAIDPDLVLLVKEQLDRHELPARALRLCTDAPSILDPRGEVPDSIAVLSDLGAQMVLAVSSSADIELIPSRRLPVRHIILSGAVVDAVADREDEPALRHLTHLITRGRELNLRIGAEGVRTAEQAARLHRLGVIAARGPFVAESATGDEVDQMIERHARR